The region AGATCGAAGTGTTCAACACATTCCATTTGAGGGTGCTGGTGGTGCACTATTTATTCTGTCCATCCATGCCACTGATGTGGCCTGTAAAGTAGAGAGTTAACGTAAAATGAACGCGCAATGTGGAGAGTGCTGTGCAAGCCACCAGACATATTCCAGGGTGTACAGGCGTATGTCTGGGTGTTGGACATTCGCCCAACTACGCGAGAATGGCCAATAAGCCCACAGTGGTTGGGTATTGTAACTTCTCTCAATCTTATTTTCGGTTTTCATCGTTCAGTATAACGTCCAGCTGCTTGCATATGAAATGACCTCGAGATTTAAAGTTATCTTAAAGCATTTATGAAATAAAGCGCACGAGCATGACGACCAAGAATGGCAcgcaaacacacctttaactATTCCATGCGACGCACACAACTGTCGTCCTCGTCCACTACAGCATTTTCTGTTATCGGCCTCCGAAACACATGCACTGTTGCCAGTGGTCTCAGAGCGCCTGTTGAGTGCAACACCCCGCACTAATTTCCAAGCACTTTTGTTACGCCATAGTCGGGCAGCTTTCTTACACACACACGCTGAAGCATTGTTTGCGTGCTGATGAAGGCTCTCTAGCGATAGCGTAATGGTTGGCGTGGCTGGCTCACAACTGCAAATTGCTAAAGTGACACGAGCTCGAATCCCAGTGGCTGTACCcaaagttttcttcttcttcgcttTATGGCGATGATAAAGCTCAGGCTGAAAAGCTTGGTGACAAATTAATAACGATGAAAGTAATTGTCGCCGCCATCCTAACGGATTGACCAGAAAAGAAACGTATCGGGCATTTCACTGCTGTGAGAGTAGAATCAATTCGGCTCCGAGTGCgcaatattcacaaaaaaaaaggtgcgaACGCAGTCCACAGCTCGCAAACTACGCGTCTTACAAGTACGCCACAGGATGAACAATGATGTAGTTAAACTAAAGTAGAAGCTCCCGCCCAGCAATATGTTTCGCGAGAAGCGTTCGTTTCCCAAGGCCACCACGACCCCCGCTTGCCTTTCAATGGGAAAAAAATACTTCGGGCTCTGGAAACTGTAATGTATGATAGCCTGGTTGAAGCATGGAGACTGGTGGTATCATTCAAATGCACATCTGCTTCTAATCGGGCGCACAAGGTGGTGACTGTTCGtgctgaatgaatgaattctggggttttttacgtgccaaaaccacgatttggtcatgaggcacgccgtagtgggggatttcggaatatttttgaccaccaagggatctTTAACGCGTGTCCCCCATTGCACaatgcacgagcgtttttttttttttttttttgcatttcagccccatcaaaatgcggccgccgcggtcgggactcgattccgcgacctcgtgcttagttaGCAGCGAAAccccatagccgctaagccaccacagcgggtgaCCGTTCGTGCTGGGAGCAAATTGTTCTTCTTCGCAGGCCGGTCTCAGTGCGTACGCGATGCTCTGGATGGCCTTCTACTGGACGGCAGAGCCCATTCCGCTTCCAGTGACGGGTCTCATGCCTCTCGTGCTGTTTCCACTGTTCGGCATCCTCACGACTGCTGATACGACCAAGATGTATTTCAACGTGAGTAAATATACATTGCACCTGCAGCAGCTGGTCAGTATGGATCACCGCAAGTATGAGCTGATGCTTTGAGCCCAGAACATAATAATAAACCCCACTTGGTAAACCGCAGTTTATTAACGCCTTCTCGAAGCAAGAGCGACACACCTCCTCCGGCCctaaagggaggggggggggggggggggcgacgtttagctgcggcaccaaatgcgtatcttgcgaccgggcgcatggggaactggcgactcaatcaaagtctgagaagatttaacataaaaggcctgcgcttccggtgttttgtttcatgacatttgtttatgggctgtcattctcaaaattctgagaagtataaacttggacatgtagcagcaccagcaacgcgccgaactgctgtcgacggcggcggcgttttgccagcgttcgcaccgaacgagtgcggcgttggtgacgttttatgaagaatgtgccatCCTTTGCAGTACACCCTAtcgtggtgtaccgtagcgacaataaggtcatggtcccctgtggtcactaaataaattaaaccACCGGATCATGTACATTTCTCATTCatcaatagttcaaataaccaattacaccatcacatcttaatagtcataattggaagtACATCATGCCCACCATAGTACAGATTCGCTAGTCTTCCGTCTCCACCCacgtggaagggctgacagttttttcctgttgttattgttgttgttttcttgatGGACCAAGTACTTGTAAACGTCATGTACCCACACCTGCCCTGGTTACCAGGTGACCGGCAGTATTGaatgaaataaaaaatacaaaaaccTAGAAGACCAAGCATAGACAGAATGCACTTCCTGCTGCACTTTTGAGTTATTTAACACTGGTTTGTTAACTTCGTCATTCGAATAATTTTAATTCTCCTAATACCACGTTAAGGTAGATTGGTTCAGGACCACCAGCTTATATATCGCTAGctacggaggaggaggaggaggaataactttattgaaaaggcgttggggtgaaaggttatgagctggttgggtggggccccaagtccaggggctccactggcctctgccttacgtgacccagaagtgctagctgcacctcggggtcagagctggcgagttgtgcctcccattgctccaaagTGTTCAATAGTTCAAATTTACCTAAAAAGGTATTTAAATTTGGTGGTCTATTTTGGCAACCCCACGAAATGTGGTATAGCGATGGCGAGCCACCACACCACGTACAGGCGTGCCCATACAGCGTTGGAAAAATTTTGTTTAATCTTTGTAGGCTTGGAAAGACCACCGTTTGAATCCTGCGGAGGTCTATGGTGTCCTCCCCTTCTAATGATTTGTGGGGGGTGCTGTATTTTCGTCGcgtgccacgctggtgagcaagaactTCGCGAGGGGTAATTCGGGATGGGTCATTGTCCTCCTCGGTTGACTCCTCCTGGAATGTTTGGGGGAATTGACAGTGCGGTCGAGGCTCTGCTCGGTTCGTGAGCCCTCGAGCAAAAGCGTCCGCACTCTCGTTTCCCTCCAGGCCTGTGTGTCCCGGACACCAGATCAACCTGTATCTGTTTATCAATCTCGCGCCAAGAATTTCCTAGCTATGGAGGCTTGTTCGGACTGAAGAACCCGGATTTTTCCTTCTCTATAGTGTGTGTGTCGTTGTTCCAGAACATCGGCTTCGTCATGTTCGGATCGCTCGTCGTGGCAGCAGCTGTGGAAGTAAGCAACTTGCACCAGCGCCTCGCCATTGGATCGCTTCTGACTGTAGGCACCAGCAACCGCAGGTATATAGGAGCAAACGTTGCTtctccattttttttaattctacaaCGTTCAACAGAATGTGTAGTCGCGCTTCGCAAGTAAGGTATGCCCTATGTCAGCAACCCCCATCCCCCTCGTCTCCTAGAGACGAGGGGAATTAAGATAATCGAAGAGGGATACCATGGTAACTGTCATCACAAACGGGCACTCCTAAGGCCTTTGGGCTAGGGTAGATCTACCTGAAAGGCATGATGCTTCATGTTTTTGCTGATTTTTCACATATTGAGCATGATAgtaccatatacagggtgtttcagcgaatactttcaaaatttatttaaggttgcctgtggcagacaggcCAATTCTAGACTAATGAGCTCGAAGTACNNNNNNNNNNNNNNNNNNNNNNNNNNNNNNNNNNNNNNNNNNNNNNNNNNNNNNNNNNNNNNNNNNNNNNNNNNNNNNNNNNNNNNNNNNNNNNNNNNNNtaccgacatatagtggcacatatagtgtttttgcattaagtccacttttattcgagctgttttcccagttgtcgcacagtgaatgacaatataaatggtcctggtaggctttcactgcatggcagctgctgagatgctgttcggtactgaCATATTGTGGCACAAAGTGTTTTTGCATTaggtccacttttaatcgagctgttttcccagttgttgcacagtgcatgacaatatcaaaggtcctggtaggctttcactgcatggcagctgctgagattcTGTTCGGTACCgatatatagtggcacatatagtgtttttgcattaagtccacttttattcgagctgttttcccagttgtcgcacagtgaatgacaatataaATGGttctggtaggctttcactgcatggcagctgctgagatgctctTCGGTACTGACATATTGTGGCacatagtgtttttgcattaggtccacttttaatcgagctgttttcccagttgttgcacagtgcatgacaatatcaaaggtcctggtaggctttcacagcatggcagctgctgagatgctgtttggtaccgacatatagtggaaCATatggtgtttttgcattaagtccacttttaatcgagctgttttcccagttgttgcacagtgaatgacaatgtcaaaagtcctggtaggctttcacagcatggcagctgctgagatgctgttcggtaccgacatatagtggcacacatagtgtttttgcattaagtccacttttaatcgagctgttttcccagttgttgcacagtgaatgacaatatcaaagggcctggtaggctttcacagcatggcagctgctgagatgctgttcggtaccgacatatagtggcacgtATAGTGTTTTTggattaagtccacttttaatcgagctgttttccgagttgttgcacagtgaatgacaatatcaaaggtcctggtaggctttcacagcatggcagctgctgtgatgctgttcggtactgacatatagtggcacatatattgtttttgcattaagtccccTTTTAATCGAGCTATTTTCCCAGTTGGTGCACAGTgcatgacaatatcaaaggtcctggtaggctttcacagcatggcagctgctgtgatgctgttcggtactgacatatagtggcacatatattgtttttgcattaagtccccTTTTAATCGAGCTATTTTCCCAGTTGGTGCACAGTgcatgacaatatcaaaggtcctggtaggctttcactgcatggcagctgctgagatgctgtttggtaccgacatatagtggcacatatagtgtttttgaattaggtccactttaatcgagctgttttcccagttgttgcacagtgaatgacaatatcaaaggtcctggtaggctttcactgcatggcagctgctgagatgctgttcggtactgatatatagtggcacatatagtgtttttgaattaggTCCatttttaatcgagctgttttcccagttgttgcacagtgaatgacaatatcaaaggtcctggtaggctttcacagcatggcagctgctgagatgctgttcggtaccgacatatagtggcacacatagtgtttttgcattaagtccacttttaatcgagctgttttcccagtttgcacagtgaatgacaatatcaaagggcctggtaggctttcacagcatggcagctgctgagatgctgttcggtaccgacatatagtggcacgtATAGTGTTTTTggattaagtccacttttaatcgagctgttttccgagttgttgcacagtgaatgacaatatcaaaggtcctggtaggctttcactgcatggcagctgctgagattcTGTTCGGTACCgatatatagtggcacatatagtgtttttgcattaagtccacttttattcgagctgttttcccagttgtcgcacagtgaatgacaatataaatggtcctggtaggctttcactgcatggcagctgctgagatgctgttcggtactgaCATATTGTGGCacatagtgtttttgcattaggTCCACTTTtattcgagctgttttcccagttgttgcacagtgcatgacaatatcaaaggtcctggtaggctttcactgcatggcagctgctgagattcTGTTCGGTACCgatatatagtggcacatatagtgtttttgcattaagtccacttttattcgagctgttttcccagttgtcgcacagtgaatgacaatataaATGGttctggtaggctttcactgcatggcagctgctgagatgctctTCGGTACTGACATATTGTGGCacatagtgtttttgcattaggtccacttttaatcgagctgttttcccagttgttgcacagtgcaTGACAATATCAAAtctcctggtaggctttcacagcatggcagctgctgagatgctgtttggtaccgacatatagtggaaCATatggtgtttttgcattaagtccacttttaatcgagctgttttcccagttgttgcacagtgaatgacaatgtcaaagtcctggtaggctttcactgcacggcagctgctgagatgctgttcggtaccgatatatagtggcacatatagtctTTTTGAATTaggtccacttttaatcgagctgttttcccagttgttgcacagtgaatgacaatatcaaaggtcctggtaggttTCACTGCATGGCACCTGCTGAAATGCTGTTCGGTactgacatatagtggcacatatattgtttttgcattaagtccacttttaatcgagctattttcccagttgttgcctagtgaatgacaatatcaaaggtcctggtaggctttcacagcatggcagctgctgtgatgctgttcggtactgacatatagtggcacatatattgtttttgcattaagtccccTTTTAATCGAGCTATTTTCCCAGTTGGTGCACAG is a window of Dermacentor silvarum isolate Dsil-2018 chromosome 4, BIME_Dsil_1.4, whole genome shotgun sequence DNA encoding:
- the LOC119448759 gene encoding solute carrier family 13 member 2; amino-acid sequence: MSESGLIKTLLRSWQLIYIVAVPLLLLPLPLYMESKAGLSAYAMLWMAFYWTAEPIPLPVTGLMPLVLFPLFGILTTADTTKMYFNNIGFVMFGSLVVAAAVEVSNLHQRLAIGSLLTVGTSNRRDEGN